From one Catellatospora sp. IY07-71 genomic stretch:
- a CDS encoding polysaccharide deacetylase family protein produces the protein MVSRRGVFRMLAAGGVGATAAVVGMRAKSWFGPDRLPIDGGYAPAGNELGWHNGTVRTIWHVNTSKPLVALTFDDGPEPDWTPRVLDALDELGAKATFFVVGERLVKNAGLVRGRYARHEVGNHTWAHKDLAQRDERRVREQLRRCHDAIIEHVGTRPTLLRPPWGHLGGSTLTVAEEFGYDVIMWSQRMRESAFVDDPGGIVADTAEASRPGTVILAHDVGPKDRLVCIDNLREIIKAVRARGFEFATVSELLAAADPAPATAT, from the coding sequence ATGGTTTCACGGCGGGGGGTCTTCCGCATGCTCGCCGCGGGCGGGGTCGGCGCGACCGCCGCCGTCGTCGGCATGCGGGCCAAGAGCTGGTTCGGCCCGGACCGGCTGCCCATCGACGGCGGTTACGCCCCCGCCGGCAACGAGCTGGGCTGGCACAACGGCACGGTGCGCACGATCTGGCACGTCAACACGAGCAAGCCGCTGGTGGCGCTCACCTTCGACGACGGGCCCGAGCCCGACTGGACGCCGCGGGTGCTCGACGCGCTGGACGAGCTGGGCGCCAAGGCCACGTTCTTCGTCGTCGGCGAGCGCCTGGTCAAGAACGCCGGGCTGGTGCGGGGACGCTACGCCCGGCACGAGGTCGGCAACCACACCTGGGCGCACAAGGACCTCGCCCAGCGCGACGAGCGGAGGGTGCGCGAGCAGCTGCGCCGCTGCCACGACGCGATCATCGAGCATGTCGGGACCCGCCCGACGCTGCTGCGCCCGCCGTGGGGGCACCTCGGGGGCTCCACGCTGACCGTCGCCGAGGAGTTCGGGTACGACGTGATCATGTGGTCGCAGCGGATGCGGGAGAGCGCGTTCGTGGACGATCCAGGTGGGATCGTGGCCGACACGGCCGAGGCGTCCCGGCCCGGCACCGTGATCCTCGCCCACGATGTCGGCCCGAAGGACCGGCTGGTCTGCATCGACAACCTGCGGGAGATCATCAAGGCGGTCCGCGCCCGCGGCTTCGAGTTCGCCACGGTCTCCGAGCTGCTCGCCGCCGCCGACCCGGCCCCCGCCACAGCGACCTGA
- a CDS encoding VOC family protein: MIGELRTVVLDAPDIKGLAGFYAELAGLVEHYADDEWITLKTADGTRIGIQRAEDHVPPRWPDPAYPQQMHLDLRVPDMAAAVEQAVALGATRLPGGGDTFTVLADPAGHPFCLCQADVDSVALADVAIDCAQAGPLARFYSELLGLPITWEGEGGAMISTEGKLAVIFQEIAEHRAPRWPDPAYPQQFHLDVEVTDVEEAEPKVLALGATRLPGEGDNWRVYADPAGHPFCLVW, encoded by the coding sequence GAACGGTCGTGCTCGACGCGCCCGACATCAAGGGCCTGGCGGGTTTCTACGCCGAGCTGGCCGGGCTCGTCGAGCACTACGCCGACGACGAATGGATCACCCTCAAGACCGCCGACGGGACCCGGATCGGGATCCAGCGGGCCGAGGACCACGTCCCGCCGCGCTGGCCCGACCCGGCCTACCCGCAGCAGATGCACCTCGACCTGCGCGTGCCCGACATGGCCGCGGCGGTCGAGCAGGCGGTCGCGCTCGGCGCGACGCGGCTGCCCGGCGGCGGCGACACCTTCACCGTGCTGGCCGACCCGGCCGGGCACCCGTTCTGCCTGTGCCAGGCCGACGTGGACAGCGTCGCGCTCGCCGACGTGGCGATCGACTGCGCGCAGGCCGGGCCGCTGGCCCGGTTCTACAGCGAGCTGCTCGGCCTCCCGATCACCTGGGAGGGCGAGGGCGGCGCCATGATCTCCACCGAGGGCAAGCTCGCGGTGATCTTCCAGGAGATCGCGGAGCACCGCGCGCCGCGCTGGCCCGACCCGGCATACCCCCAGCAGTTCCATCTCGACGTCGAGGTCACCGACGTCGAGGAGGCGGAGCCGAAGGTGCTGGCGCTCGGCGCGACGCGGCTGCCCGGCGAGGGCGACAACTGGCGGGTGTACGCCGACCCGGCGGGCCACCCGTTCTGCCTGGTCTGGTGA